The Elusimicrobiaceae bacterium genome includes the window GTGGCGCGGTTCTGGCGGGTTTTCCGCCGCAGGCATACATGATGCCGCGCACGGTTTCAAAAGCCGGGCCCGCGGGATTTTCCGCGATGGCCTTTAGCAGTTCGGGGAACGTATCCTCGCCTTCGCCGATGCATGCCGCGTCAAACCCGGCGGAGAGCGCCGTCTGCGGCAGGGCGGTCGCGTGCGGACCGCCCGCGACAAGGTAAAGCCCTTTTTTAAAATGCCCGCGCAGTTTTGCGGCGGTTTTTACGGTTTCCTCGAACCGGCTGGTGAAAAACGAAAAACCAGCCGCGCAAACCCCCCGTTCGGCGATGACCGCTTCAATGCGGGCGGAAAGCGCGGCGTAATTTTTTTCAAAGTAAAGCGCGGTCCGTTCATGGCCCGGCGTGCATTCGACGGAGGCCGCCAGCGCGTTAAGCGAAAGCAGGTTTTCCTTGCTCGATAAAAATACGCATGCCGGATCCGGTTTTCTCATGTTTGCGCCGTGCGCCGCGGGGGGGACTGCGCCGCGCCGTCAATAAAATGTACAATAATGGCGCGGGATTGACCAGCTCGCGCCGGTCTGGAGGCATGGTGAGATTAAGCGGAAAGCCCTCGGTTTTTTGTGTGGACGGACTCAATTTCATACGCAGTTACGTCATGGCGGGCGGCGGTTATAAAACCGACGACGAGTGCGCCGCCGCGTTGCTCGACTGGCTGGAATCCGTTTCCTGTACCGACAGGTTTAAAAACGCCGAGTTCCGCGTGGTCTTCGACGGCGGCTACCGCAGTGTCGGCCCGCTGGTGCGCGGGCGCGTGCACGCGCAGTTTTCCGACAGCGATTCCGCCGACGATATCCTTCTGGAGCAGGCCGCCTATTTAAAGGACCACAGCACTCTGAAGGTGTGGCTTGTAACGTCGGACGGCGCGCTTGTCTCCATAGCCCGCGAAAACGGCATTAAAACCATTTACTGCCCCACTTTTCACGAGCTGGCGCAGGCCGCGCTTGACGCTGAAT containing:
- a CDS encoding NYN domain-containing protein; translated protein: MVRLSGKPSVFCVDGLNFIRSYVMAGGGYKTDDECAAALLDWLESVSCTDRFKNAEFRVVFDGGYRSVGPLVRGRVHAQFSDSDSADDILLEQAAYLKDHSTLKVWLVTSDGALVSIARENGIKTIYCPTFHELAQAALDAESR